A window of Garra rufa chromosome 11, GarRuf1.0, whole genome shotgun sequence genomic DNA:
TACATTTACCATGCGGATGGCATAGTGCAATATGATCATAAATATAATAAtgaaaattaactgaaataaaaactggTAAAATTCCAAGATCTTGTTTTTGTGAATGCATTCTACAACAAAATCCATTCTTAATTTGGTAGTGATGACCAAAGACTGAAAGACTAGTCATTAAAGTAATCTTATTTGGACTCAAACAGCTTGTGCTCCCACTAGCCTTGAGGTCTATGAAGTGGCCTATATTTTTGTCTCACCCTTATTTTCTATGCGTTTAATCCTTTGTTCTTAGACATATCCATTAGCCTGCTGTCATTGGTGGTGACCGCTTGCGGCTTGGCCCTGTTTGGCGTCTCTCTCTTCGTTTCATGGAAATTGTGCTGGATTCCATGGCGCGAGCGAGGCCTCTCTCCGGGAACCAAGGAGGGACATCCGGACCCccctcatcctcatcctcatcctcctcctccaCCCCTTCAACCCCAGTCCATCTATACCGAGGTGGACGCCACCCTCGACCGCCGGAATAACGCCCGAGGTTCGGTGGTGAAAGAGCCTACGGTGCCGCCCACTCCGGTCTCTCCAGCGGTTCCAGGATCTCCTCCCGCAGTGCCGGTGCCTGAGGCGGCCCTCAAAATAAGCCACACTTCACCTGATATTCCGCTGGAGGTTGAGTCTAAGACTCAAGAGAATGGTGTCCATGGCAACACACGCATGCAGAGGCAAATCACAGATCCCTCCTCGACCTGTGTCAGGTAAGTCAACCTTCTATAATTGCTTTAATGGATTCTGGTAAAACGTCAGTCTCTCAACAACAGGACTGGCTGAGAGGTCAATTTGCCGTCTAATCAGAGTTTATCACTAAGAGCCTCTGCAGCAGAGGACACTGACCTCATAAAATGcagttttcatttcagtttttttatcttaaaattaaAGCAACAGCGTTAATGTCTCGTGGATAAGGGATATCCATTCTCCCTAACAATCCACAGCTGTTTATAATGAACTATATCACTTAAACGAAGAATGCTTTAActcatttttaatgaaaattttgtcatttactcaccccccacttgttccaaacctgcatgagttACTTTATTCTGCTGAACAtgaaagaagatattctgaagaattttgctaatcaaacagttgatggtagccaatGATTTGCATAGTATTTAGGATAATGGTCACGAGTAAAGGTGTtcctaccctgctgaaaaaaaataaaaaaataaaaaaataaataaaacagctaaaaccagcctaggctggttggctggttttagctggtcagcaggctagttttagaggggttttggccagctacttccagcttaaaccagctaagaccagccaaccagcctagcctgcttttagctgttttttttttttttttagcagggtaaAATGATACTTATTGTAAAACAGATTTCAGGTCTAGTTTCTGATCTCTCAGTGGATTATTTTGTTTCTGTGTTACTAATTTGGCCATTTTCCTTAGTACACATAGTTGTCAAAATGCCAGTAGTTTGCATTTGTATTGGTTAGACTGACTATTGATATTGATTTTTAATGATGATGTATCAAAGGCCAGTCTGGAAGTGTTTAAGACATTCCATTTATTTAGTTGGCTCACCCAGTAAGCCTCATATTATTGTCTTTAACTCCTACTATTTGTCAACAGGCAAAGTTCAATTCGGCGTCAGATGAACCAGTCTAACCCTGACTTCACGGTAACCCAGTTCCAGAGGCAGGACTCTCTGACTGGCATGAGTCTGGGTCAGCTAAAACCAGAACTCTACAAACAACGATCCCTAGATGGCGAGGACAACCGAAGCAGCCGTGTGGGCAGCTGTGGATGCCTGCACTTTATTCTTAAATACGACTGTGACCTGGAGCAGCTCATTGTCAAGATCCACCGAGCCCAAGACCTCCCTGCCAAGGACTTTTCTGGAACCTCTGACCCATACGTAAAAATCTACCTTCTCCCAGACCGCAAAACCAAGCACCAGACCAAGGTGCATCGTAAGACTTTAAACCCTGTCTTTGATGAGGTCTTCCTCTTCCCTGTGGCATACGCAGACCTGCCCACAAGGAAGCTGCACTTCAGCGTCTACGATTTTGACCGGTTTTCACGCCACGATATTATTGGGCAGGTGGTAGTGGACAATTTTCTGGATCTAGTGGACTTTCCCAGGGAGACCAAACTCTGTAGGGACATCCAGTATGTGTCTTCGGTAAGTAGGTTTTTCGTGCTTCTGTTGGAGGGTATATTCTTAGAGATAAGAACACATCTGAATTCAGAGACTCTGTCTGTTTTCCATTTATATACTGTAGCAATGTATGAACAGTGTTGGgcacgtacctttaaaaaagtaattagttatagttactagttacttctcacaaatagtaactgagttagtaactgagttacatcattataaaagtaactaattaccaggcaaagtaactattgcgttactttaaaaaaaatctaatttaatataactataaaataaatataaaacattgtacactaatctacactattttaatgttgttgtgggacaacatgagagacaactatcaaatttaacatattattataaatattatcattaggaacaataaagcacaatagatggtttagaactttaaatatttattgcaaAGACCACAGCTTGTCAACAAATAAGTCTAAATATAAATTATGCTTCTGAAGAAATgtaccaaaa
This region includes:
- the syt9a gene encoding synaptotagmin-9, whose amino-acid sequence is MPVDREDEICQKALELLSDLCSKGEVQNENCLDFIYYFRDLARPRYSDSDISISLLSLVVTACGLALFGVSLFVSWKLCWIPWRERGLSPGTKEGHPDPPHPHPHPPPPPLQPQSIYTEVDATLDRRNNARGSVVKEPTVPPTPVSPAVPGSPPAVPVPEAALKISHTSPDIPLEVESKTQENGVHGNTRMQRQITDPSSTCVRQSSIRRQMNQSNPDFTVTQFQRQDSLTGMSLGQLKPELYKQRSLDGEDNRSSRVGSCGCLHFILKYDCDLEQLIVKIHRAQDLPAKDFSGTSDPYVKIYLLPDRKTKHQTKVHRKTLNPVFDEVFLFPVAYADLPTRKLHFSVYDFDRFSRHDIIGQVVVDNFLDLVDFPRETKLCRDIQYVSSDNVDLGDLMFSLCYLPTAGRLTITMIKARNLKAMDITGASDPYVKVSLMCDGRRLKKRKTSTKRNTLNPVYNEAIVFDVPPESIDQISLLVAVMDYDRVGHNEVIGVCRVGNDAEGLGREHWNEMLTYPRKPIAHWHPLIEYHSTGGGSQGGSCNSLKAPPSP